From the genome of Gracilinanus agilis isolate LMUSP501 chromosome 2, AgileGrace, whole genome shotgun sequence, one region includes:
- the LOC123236638 gene encoding lipid droplet-associated hydrolase-like translates to MYLGSQEMRTVLERDNGTIQKNLKKLTFYYGASDLWCPVQYYEDIKKDFPSGDIRLCKKGIQHAFVTSLTSSREMAAMIRDWLKDDLAEM, encoded by the exons ATGTATCTGGGAAGCCAGGAAATGAGGACTGTTCTGGAGAGAGACAACGGGACCATCCAGAAGAACCTAAAGAAG CTGACTTTCTACTACGGAGCCTCCGACCTGTGGTGTCCAGTCCAGTACTATGAAGATATTAAGAAGGACTTTCCCAGCGGAGACATCCGGCTGTGCAAGAAGGGCATCCAGCACGCCTTCGTCACGTCGCTCACCTCCAGCCGGGAGATGGCCGCCATGATCAGAGACTGGCTGAAGGACGACCTGGCCGAGATGTAG